CACTGGGTTTGACCTACAATGCAGGTACATTCTCTCCTTCTTAGTAAAACCTGATTGAAGTCTATCTTATAGTTAAACACATCCATGTAACCTTTCACGAACTGATCAACCACGACTGCAACTTGAAGCGTTCGGCAAGTTCCCGGTGATAAGTAAAACAAGATAAGATTTATCTCAGGAATGTTCTTTTTCTATTCAGACTCAAACCAactcattgttgttgtttttactttCAAGTAGGTGTTAAAACTAACTTGATGCGGACCATTTATTACTTTTGGTGGGACTCTATCCAACAAATGTATCCATAtcataacagttttttttttacaaattaatCCTGATTCatcaaattttatatatatattttaacccAGATTTTCTGTCCATGAGCTCAATTTCATGTAGTccccttcatcatggatgttttgataATGATATCACGTCTTGTAATGTGGTGGACTGGGAATAGTTCCACTCAAAATGTTACCTGCGAAAGAAACTTTATACGTGATTTGGTCGTGTTTTATGGACTTGTTTTCTTCCCTATTTATTACAAGTCACATTTCTCCCAAGCAAAAGTTATTACTTGTTTGATGAATAGAGTCGTattgacctaaaaaaaaaagtcttcctCAAAACTCACCTGTCATCCTCCAGGAACCACATCATCGTCGTGGCCAGGCTGCCCAAACAAAGAATGGTGACTGTTGCCTTGTAGCCCCACATTCCTCCAACTCACTGCTCACTCTCTGGCCAGACGTCTTCTGTCACTCACTTTTTCTGATCATCTTCTTGCTTTGGGTTACAACAGTCCACCGCAAAAACACCTGACCGGCCCACTCAGGTTGCCTCCAGCCTGTTGTGCCAGCAGCTTGTCTTTCTGCATCGGGGTCTGGTCCCCCCTCAGGCAGCGCTTCAGTCCACTCTTGTCAGCTACCGATCCTCTTTAAACACGTGGTCAAGACAGCATCTAAAactcaataacaaaaaaaaatgatatgtaCTTTTTCCTTTCTCAGTTGAAGTTAATTCCATATATACCAGTCAGCCGTTATGTCTCAACTACCTCTCTGGTATGGAGCTCCACACCTCAAGGGAAGTCTATTTACCATTTTTCTGCCCTCCTTGTTGACCCCTCCCACTCTCCCATTCTCCACCCACCAGAGTGGAACCACTCCCTCTGAGTTCAAGTACTCCGCCGCAGCATGCGGAacaatttttttgtgtgtgctcatctgattaaatatgtttgttaTCAGGGCTAGTCAGATTTGAGTCCATGTATGAAGGAAGATTAGAACCTGAGGTAGAGAGGCAGGATCGTCTGGtcgctttgactccaaacaaaATTCAAAAGGCGTTTTTCTTTGACACAATTGCCTTAAAAATTGCGTGTTTACTGGTGTGACTGGTAATATACACTGATATATGCACCTCAAGTTCAATTTGAAGAGTGTTCACCAGAAGAGTGTGCTATACTGCAGACAAGCACTTGATGCAACCATGACTCATCACTGTGCGCCGCCACCTTGGTGTCGGACATTGTCCAGATGAAACATAGCACAAAGGTTCTTTAAAAAGAAGCAATATAAATGGACTTTCATTGAACATATTTGAGGCTAAAATACTGCTTCCTCATGGAGTCAGGTTCTTCAGTTTGTGCCACTGGTTTggtcagtgttttttgtttcttgacTGAGAAATAGCTGtgaaatttgacatttttaaaaacactgcagccaaacaaaagTTTCTATTTCAAGTCATCTAAGTGGACTTGGACGTGAGAAGACAGACACAGGTGCCAGTGGAGGGTTTACCGGTAATCAAAACATGACATATGAGAGTCAAATCAGTCGCCACTCTTTACAGTGCAACACAGGGTCAAATTGGCAACTCATTTGACTCTCTGTTCCAAACACATTCAGGGAATTGTTTCTATTCATCCGGCACCCTGAGATCCCACAGCGATCAGTGCGAGTGCACAGAGACGCTCCATCGCATTCGCCGTCTGCTCGAGCCTCGAACTGTGGCATGCTGGTGCCACCACAGCTCACGCTGAGCTGTACACATATAAACAATGTGGCTGATCCTGCTGACTCTGCTCTCTGCTGTACTGGGAAACGCTTGCTTCTGCATATTCGCAACACTAATACACACGAAAATGACAACTTCAATTGCTTTTTGAAATAGTTTGTTTAAAACAACGGACTTGCTTCTGACAAAATCTCACTGCAGTCCCCACATTTGAGAACCACTGCATGACAGAATGTCGCAGACATTCACAAATGGATTCTCAACAGCATTTTCAAACAAACTATGAGAACTGAATCCGAGGTATCCATACCATTCTCGCATGCATTTATCCCTAACTCAGCTTGTGTTGCCATAACAATGAGTTGGACAGGGCGGCTTTGTGAGAcgggttttgttttgtaaaaccaACAGCTCAGATAACAGCTTAACATCTGACAACCCTTTGTTATTCCCTCACAAGGTAACATGGCTCTGTTTTCCACTTGGCTGCTCTTGTCTTTGTTCGTATACTGTGCATTCTTTCACCtcatatactatatatatatatatatatatatatatatatacatatacatattgggtcgcggaggcagcattcggagcaaggaagcccaaacttcccgatccgcacaaacctcctccagctcttcccgggggatcccgaggcgttcccaggccagaccggagacatcatctctccagcgagtcctgggtcttccccggggtctcctcccggtaggacatgcccggaacacctccccagggaggcgtccagggggcatccggatcagatgcccgagccacctcagctggttcctctccatgtggaggagcagcggctccaccccgagctcctcccggatgaccgaactcctcaccctatctctaagggtgcgcccagccaccctgcggaggaaactcatctcagccgcttgtatccgccatctcatcctttcggtcatgacccaaagctcgtgaccatagatgagggtgggaacgtagatcgatcggtaaatccagagcttcgtcttgtgactcagctccctcttcaccacgacggtccgatacagcgaccgcatcactgctgccgctgcaccaaccgtctatcaatctcacgctccccttttccctcactcgagaacaagacccccagatacttaaactccaccacttggggcaagaactctccaccgacctggagagagcaaaccaccttactccggtcgtatatatatatatatatatatatatatatatatatatatatatatatatatatatatcataaccACTTTTTGGAGGTTGTGCATGTGAGGATGTTCCCAACTATATCAAAAGACAAATGGCATACAATaatgttgaatatttatttcacttacACACACCAGACattaaatgaaggaaaaacggaaaaataaaatgcagtaaAGCAATCCAATGATTGTGTTCAAATAAATTCAACGTGACAAAAGCCAGGAAAGTATACTCATAATGCTATGAAGGGATAAAACAAATGACGTGTTGGAGAGAGACACTTTTGAgcaataaataatgatgaacaGATACACGTGAACACtattgttttgtaaaacatttgtaATAATTTTGGCTCAGTTGCTACATTCACAATAGAAGGAAAACGGTGGCTCACTAGTCTTGATATAaatgtcaatagattaaaagaTTTAATCTCATTGATCCCAGGTTTTGTATCTGTTCCAAAATTCAACTTTTTTGTGTTCCAGCACATGAATCCTCATCTATTCACACTGTGAAATACATCTTTACAGCCATGGAACATGGAACAAAACCATCCCGTCTCGCAAACTTCCTCTAGAATCTGAAATATACTGTTGAAGCACCAAAGTCAGGGGATGACAGAGTTGCCTGGCAACATGTCCGCAGTGTGTCAAATGTCTGAAACACTTTCAGAAGAACTGGCACTTCATGAGAAGTGCCCACACTGACTAAGTCATCTCCAAATACAGAAGCAGTAGCGTAGCTCCAGGCGGCGAGGACACGCCTGTGGTGCTAACGCAATGGTTCAGTGAACACAATAGTTCTGCTGTTTTACACAAGGAAGTGAAGCTGTTCAGTGGTCCAGGAACGTGCTGAACGTGATTTACTGAAAACAAATAGTTGGCTAACTTCCTCTCTACTAATGCAAATATGAAAATAAGCACACGAACACGTCCCGACTACGCACACACAACTCCCACTTTGGTTTCTCCTATGCCCTTAAAACAGAGCTCTCATTCGCTAGAACACTGTGTTTCAAAAACAGGGGAGACATTTCGGATTTCATTCCCGTCCTTCACTTAATACAGAGAACCCAGTAGAAATCCACTACACTACAAAGGATTTTATTCGATTTCAAGTGAATTCAAGAACTGCAAATGTTAGATGAAAAATGCCCCTCACAACAAACGGAAAACATACAGGTCCAATGAAGGAGGAATCCTAAACTTTTCTGTCTTAAATTGCCTCCCAAACTGCTAccgcaaaacaaaaacatttttatcccAATTTTCCCTGCATATTTTAAGGTAGAAAAGAACATGGATCTAAGCATCACAAGTCCCAAGGTGAAGTTTAAGAACCCCCTCACTATGGAGGCGCAACAACTGCTCAAACTCATCGGGCATTTCGTGTGACCCGGCTCGAGGCCAGTTGTCATCGTAATAGTGATTTGTCACTTTATATGATTTAAAAGGGTGACTGTTAAAAGGCCAGAACCCGTACACGTTCACATTCTGACAGAGTTCCAACGCCAGACTGACCATCATTAAACCGGTGCTGAGCCGCTGCGCTTTGATCCCCTTGGAGAGCCAGAACTCGCTCAGTTTCTTGAGGTACATGGGGTTGAAGAACACCGGCCGCGCTTTGCTGTTGAAGTCTTTCAAGGTGTGCACTGCCCTTAAGGACAAGCCGGTGTTCGCACGGTAGGAAAACGCAGGTAGAAGGATCTTGGCGCTTCCGTAGCTCTGAAGCTTCTCAACAAAAGGCAGGCGACTCTCCATGAGAGAGTTatacctgaaaacagaaaagcattGCACATCACTGACATGCTAGCGAAATAATAATCCTTGCTCaggtatttaatttaatttttttttttttttgaagcatcCATTTTGATTCATCCACAAATTTGTTGAAGACTATTGGGCAGGTAGATAATAATCCGAACAGACTCAATGTTTACCTTGCTGTCAGTTACAATACCTTAATATAAGCCTAGAAGAAATATTTATATTCTAGAGAACTCTGAATCATCCAAGGTAAAATTTGCACTCAGATAAGCTGTTCAACGTCCTGCATACTCTTGTACTTCAGACACACCCTCGGGCGTAAAGCCGTGGTGAAGCCAGTCACAGGTCTTCATAGATCCAGGGTTACATTTATACTCACATCCTCAGGATGATGCTTGGATTGGCTGTAACAATGTCAGTCTTGGTGCCCACGTCGCTCCGATATTCATCTTTTATTGGAGGTAAATTGCACCTAAAAATAACCACGAGCaagaaatgaaaatgcttcatgGGTTATTTTCCTGCATATCTCACTTGTGATCTTTCTTACCTGATAACATAGTCTGCAGAGTCAATTTTTTGCCCACAATTGCTGTCTGCGAGGATGCCTCCATTTCCAACCACGGAGCACTTATTCCACGTTTTATTTCCAAAAGGATGGCCCTGGGAAAGGGTTATTGATGATGGACAGGTGACAAAGAACAAGTCATAAGTCTCTCTTATGAAAATGAGTCACTTAAATTTTGCTACCTCAGGATTATAAAAGAGGAAAGTGCAACCGCACCATGGTATTATATGGTTTGAAATTAGTTCTTTGATTCAATATATTCttacattttcatgtattttattcaaacattctcaataaaaaaaaattaaaaaaatcaatgttgaaactgttgaaaatgAACACCATCCATTAGAagtttaaaaagtgaaaataaataaattaatacctaaagaaaaaaaaccaaaacatctaTTTTGGTTTTGAAGAGTTAGGAATGATGTTAAacgtataatatatttttattgctttCTTTTCCCTCCTCTTATGTCAAATTAATCATGACTTCTCATGTGCACACCAGCCAGAGTGATTGGGAAATTTTTATTGCAGGGTGATGCCACCAGTCTCAGGTTTattaagtataataaaaaaaacaacagcgaAAAGTCCTGATCTCAAcccaaagaaaacacaactgtGCTCCATTTTCTGTCCAAAGTTTCAGTTCTGTTCCACCTGACTCGGAACGATCAACTCTTCACCGTGATACAACAAAAGATACACACCTCTGGaaacaggttgaaaagcgttggCAGCACCAACAATGTTTTTAGGGATCCGTCGAACTTAATCTGTTTTCCCAGCGGCGTGTTGGCCTGGGTGATGATGGCGTCGTCAAAGCCGTTGCACTTGGCATGCAGCTCCTGTCTGTCAAAGTAGGTGGACATCATTTCAAAATCGCTGCGAAATCCCCCGAGgggaatatttattttaaatgcacaGCATCCCTGTATGAATGAATGCTTGTTAACAACAGCAAAGAAAGTGACGCTAGCcaacctgttgaagcagttttttttttaaatgaacgtgaaaatttaatagtTATATTTCGATTCGCAATTTACTTATATCCTcaagacattttttatttggaaaaaaaacgtttCATAATATTTAGATATcgttattattttatatttgttgaCTTTATTCATGACGTGcccagtttttccagttttcttaACTGTTTGcaacaagtgtatttttttatgacaaataaaaaGCTTTACAATGACCACATGTTTCATAATATTTAGATATcgttattattttatatatgttgACTTTATTCATGACGTGCCCAGGTTTTCCAGTTTTCTTAACTGTTTGTGtaacaagtgtatttttttatgacaaataaaaaGCTTTACAATGACCACGTTTCATAATATTTAGATATccttattattttacatttgttgactttattcatgacatgcccagtttttccaattttcttaaCTGTTTGcaacaagtgtatttttttatgacaaataaatagaaaaataaataaataaataaatatatatatatatatatatatatatatatatatatatatatatatatatatatatatatatatatatatatatatatatatatatatatatatgcgcagGCGGTGCGTTCAGGAGCGTTGGAATTTTCTATACTACTGAAAATAACCAGGTTTAAGATgcaggatttgtgtgtggtggggacGAAATGATGCTAAACTGGTGCCTATGCTTCAAACGTTTTAAGAGTTGGCTGAATGAACACAGCAGCTTTACATTAATAAaccttatttttgtgtttcttctttCTTGAACACTACGCTCTGTATGAAAATACAAGCCTATGATTTCTGGTATTCTTACTTGAACTCCTTGAAAGTGTCTGGTTCCTTCCTCCATGTTTGGTTATACCGCCTCACTACATCCTGTATGATGGGTCTGTTAAAACAGAGGGCCATTTATTAACTCTGAGGAGAAGATAAATCACACTCAGAATTATCACTCCAAACTCACTGGCAGCCTTCGCATATCTGGGAGGACTTCAGAGGTTGTCTCTTCATCCGTGGCGCTCTGTAGAGTCCCAGTGTACTGTCGAAGGAAGGCAGGAGAATAGATGTCAGAATACTCTTAATCTTTTGCACTACATTTTCTACAGCAACTACTACATGCGCACACAGCTAGATCTGAATCTGAGGCAGTTCTTGCGTGACTTGCTTGATGTCCCAACAAAAGGACGAAACCTGGAACCAGACTAACTTGACAGACCTCAATTTTGGTGGGTCTATATGTCGACTCACTGGATGGAAATGCAGGAAAATCAGACCactttttgcattaaaaaaaaaaaatattctgatacATAATTCAATCTTCAACTGCTTCCTGTGATGTGGAAAATGTatgagacaaaacagaaaacattacATTCCAGGACGAGAAGGaggaactgaaaaaaataagtaaataaacaaaaataaaaaatataaatatataggtTTCTGCACATCATTCTGTCAGAAGTTAGAAGCAACGTAATGTAATTCTCAAAATTATTTCAGACTAAGATCCATCTGAAATTGCGCCCTTTAACAGGTGCAGACGTCTCAACTGGATGTGTGAAAAAAGACACATAAATACAACGCCAAATATAAATGAGGAAAACGTAGAAAGACAGTAAAAGCGAAAAAGACTGCATCACTTTTTTCATCTACGTTACGTGAGTTACGTAAGTTACAACATCGACTAATACAGTTTTAAATTTGCTAGTCGACAAAAATTCGCCGACAAAAAATGTTAACTTAATAACTAAACTTTATGTAATCGCAGCAAAGGTGTAAATATGGAGGCAAACCCCATTTATTAATGTGCACAGTGACACCTACCTGTCATCTTGCATGTACCAGAAGGAAATCGAAAGCAAGCTTCCCAAACAGAGGGTCACTATGGTTGCCTTGTAGCCCCTCATGCCTCCTCTTGCTCTCTGCGTTCACTGCCTGACCGAAAGGGCCCCTCTAAGAAACCTCTCCTGTGTCGCCGCAGCCCCTTCACAGCTGTGACTGGTACCCATAAGTTTAACATGAAAACGTGTGAGAGAGATAGCTAGCATTTTTCTGCCATCAGACAGGGACGAGAAAAACCTGCCCACCAGGTCTGCTGACTTCAGCATTATTTAAATGGATGTGTATCCATGCGTTCTCCCCAAAAAATGCAGAGCCACACATGAATAGCTTCCACTGGTCCCCAATAAAACCGAATGAACGTTTATACAGGTATGTGTGGCAGACAGTGACGCATCACTTATCTGGTTAACAAATCTCGTGCAATTCGTGTCCACGCGACTTGAAACATTCTGGACGCGCTGGAAATTGAGGCAGCAGCTTGGAATCCTGTCCTGTCGGCTTTGGCTGGGGCAGTGTGGTCTCCGACTGGGGTTCTTAACCTGCTcccggggcccaccttttccagaacaaatagACTATGCACCCTGTTTGTGTCAACTATcgaggatctttttttttttttagaaatgtaaaaatgttgctggTCACTTTCTGCTCCATTAGTTTGCAGTACACCGTCGATGTCGAAGGGGTTCGGTCGACCTGATGCAGTGTcatcttttcaaatgaaaacaagtcagATGAACGCTATGCCATGCGTCGTCGCTTAAACGCCTACATAACTGATCTGCTGCAGCTGGCGGCGGTGAGCAACGGCAGCGAGTACGGACTCCAGTCGGGAACCGATAAGAGGAACCATTTTCATAACTGGTTCTGAATCAGAAGAGGGAACTTCGGCCAACCATGTGCTTCAACTACGCTCAGACAAATGTACTCTGCATTGGTGGGAGTGAAAACTagatgaaaaacatgaataacGTGATGGTTTTAAGAAAACACGTGGTTATGTGGAGCACAGAGACTGGGACACAAAATTAAACTGAAGCGGTTTAATGAAATTCAACAGATGGTAAAGAAGAACCAAGGACGTCTCTGAGACAAGAGACAAAACCTGGACATGGAGACGAACAGGAGAATGAAGTCAGCAGTCGCTCGATCAGCAATGATACAATAGTCAAGCATTTGAACACATGGAGCAATACATATAAAAGCTGAACTGAAGATTAccactcacaaaacacaaccTCAAGAAGCAGAGCAAACACCCAAGGACATGGTGGTCCAACTCACACATGGAAGGATATAAAGAGCAACAGTGTGGCAGTGAGAACTAGCAGTAGAAACAAGATAACAGAATACAACAACGCAAGAGAAACAGATGGAATAACCAGCATTGGAGGAATGGCATTCTGGCAAACAGCACTGCAACTGGAGAGCCTTTATCCATGTGAAGCTAGCTTGACTGTTGAtcagttccaggtgtgtgccatgaCCTGAGACACTGAgacacagtgggaggaaacaaaggaagacatgacaaaataaaacccaaacatGACAGAGAGGAGACTTAAACAAACATAAgaaaaatgcacacacacataaacaatcATAGACATactgtaaacaaataaaaaatacgcAAAAAGGACCTTACGCAGACGCAATTTTACAcacagatacatttttttttactattttctcCTTGCTTCAGGTTATTAAAGTAAAACTTCAACGTGAATTCAAGACTGTGTACCTTCAGTCCATCTTTCCTCACAGGAGTCACAGTAGAGAACATGGCCCCTTGTGAAACTGAATTACCCAGCCCTGGTTTAGCTTCTCTGAGTCCATCACACCTCTAAGAAACAAACTATACTCACCACCCCAGGTGTCGTCTCCCTTTAAATGATTGATCAACCCACTGGTGCCTATCCCATTTCGTCTCGGCACTTTAGTGAACGCAACGCACACCTTTTGTTGGCATGCATTTACAGTTTTAGGGCAGGAA
The genomic region above belongs to Synchiropus splendidus isolate RoL2022-P1 chromosome 19, RoL_Sspl_1.0, whole genome shotgun sequence and contains:
- the LOC128750506 gene encoding alpha-2,8-sialyltransferase 8F-like, with amino-acid sequence MRGYKATIVTLCLGSLLSISFWYMQDDSTLGLYRAPRMKRQPLKSSQICEGCQPIIQDVVRRYNQTWRKEPDTFKEFKQELHAKCNGFDDAIITQANTPLGKQIKFDGSLKTLLVLPTLFNLFPEGHPFGNKTWNKCSVVGNGGILADSNCGQKIDSADYVIRCNLPPIKDEYRSDVGTKTDIVTANPSIILRMYNSLMESRLPFVEKLQSYGSAKILLPAFSYRANTGLSLRAVHTLKDFNSKARPVFFNPMYLKKLSEFWLSKGIKAQRLSTGLMMVSLALELCQNVNVYGFWPFNSHPFKSYKVTNHYYDDNWPRAGSHEMPDEFEQLLRLHSEGVLKLHLGTCDA